gagaggtgcccggGCACGCGTGAGGACAGCTGGCGCCCACACTCTGCACTCACTCCATCGGCCCCCGTGTCTCTGTCCCCAGGCACCGCTGCATGAGTATCCGGGCCTGCCTCCCAGCCACTCGTCACCTAAAGAGCAGCAGCACGCACACTGGAGTGCGATTTTAATTCCTGATGCTTCCATGCTGCAAGTCCCTTAATGCATCAGGATAGGGCCGTCAGCTATCCAGGAACAAACCTAAAATTTCACTCCTGAAACGGGAAATTTAGCAGCTCTACTCTTACATACACGTGAAcatgcacacccacacatacatgcacatgaaTACGCTCCCTCATCCACGCACATTCCACACATTACATACAatcacaaacatgcacacacacatgtacacacagagACTCTCAGCACATACACATtgtcatacatgcatacacacacacatacatgcacatgaaTACGCTCCCTCATCCACGCACATTCCACACAATACATTCAatcacaaacatgcacacacacatgtacacacagagactctcacgcacatacacactgtcatacatgcatacacacacatacatgcacatgaaTATGCTCCCTCATCCATGCACATTCCACACGTACATACAatcacaaacatgcacacacacatatacacacagactctcacgcacatacacactgtcatacatgcacacacacataaacatctTCACACTCTCTGTCACCTCACGCCTGACCCCGTCACACTCCTTTTTCCTGCCTTCAGGCACTAAGCCTCCAACATCTCATCCTCTCACGTTCACGGACTGATGCTGCCTCCTCCTTCCAGCTGCTGATTCAGCGCTCAGAGATTGCCAGGGTTTCTCTGAGGACCAGGCAATCTCTGCAAATTACTGGAGATTTAATAGAACTGAGCTCTCTTTAGGATGTAATGTAACAGGAGAGCTGATCTCACTGACAGAGACCATATAACAACATTTATTGCCCGCACATTATAATGAAGCTGCAGGGAGAGGGACTGAGGGTGTCCTgtttgctgttccaggcatcGGTCACGTTCAGGGATGTCGCTGCTTATTTCTGGGAAGTGGAGTGGGACattctgggagaatggcagaaggagctgtacaagaaGGTCATCAAGGAGATTCACGGCGTCCTCATGTCCCGGGGTAAGTCTGCCTTTTCTATCatctctcacccatacacacactgcAGGATGGCTGCTGCTATGGCTCACTGGTCTCTAGATAGGAAAACCCAGGTTCCTGGGATACAAAGATAACTCTTTCTCAGATGCTCCTGATATGAAGCTGGGAGTCCTCCTCTCCAGGAGGGCACAGGCTGGCAGAGAGCACTGGCACCTGCAATGCCTCCAGCTAGGAGGGTCAGGAATAGAAATGACTGCACCAGAAACCCTCCAAGGTTTAATCAAGGGGCAGCCTGCAAGTGTCTCTTCTCACCAAGCTTTGTCAGGCAAATACACACCAAAGAGACACAGACACATaaactctatctctctctcagaacAGGAAACAGATTAAAGCTTCCAGGGCAGTACAAGTACAATTTAGATGTAATTTTTGCTATTTCTTATTGACAGGTTATTCAATTCTTAATCCCGATGTTGTATTCAAGATTaagaaggaagatgagaaatatttccctcagcactgggagctggaggggaaagaaaccaTGAAGGACCCCAGCATCAGTAAGTAAatgttctggatttaaagggctctgcATTTTCAGATCACAGGAGATGGGGCATTAACATCAAACATTTGGAGACTTCCAATCCATTTCCTAATATAATATTAGCAGGTCCTGGGTGACTCCTCCTAGACTCGTTTGTTTTCTCATCCCAGGCCTTCCGATTGTAACGTCTGTGTTCTCACTGAGCGTTAAACAAGAGGAAGATCTGCCTTCCTGGATCCTCCTGAATCAGAGACGCCTGAAGGGATTCACCCTCCTGGAACAGGCAAGTATCAGATTCCTCCCGGGCGTCTGTACTAAGATCAGGCGGTGCCAGTTAGGAATTCAGCACCGGGAGGGTAAGAGGCcggccccctctctctttcctccatcGTCTGTTTCCCTGCTTGCTGATGGATTTTTCTGCTCCCTGTTAGATAAATCCTCTTCCCATGTTCCTTCGTTTTAAGAGCGTGTATGTTACTGCAGCTGTCAGAGGGGCGCTTAGTGTTAACTTGCAAGCTGACAAGCTCTGTGCTATTGTTAATCAGATGTTTGTAATGCATTTTGAATAAATAGATAACATTTATTTTCACTGGACACCGAATCACTGCCTGGAGGTCCAGGTTTGTCAATCCATTTCATTCTTCCCGACCGGTtggtataggaaaattggttcttccctgctaatttcgttctgtagtatcacggatcagcCCAGAGGTCCCACCCAAGGGAAAATGGAGCATCAGCTCGGCTGGTAGTTAGTGTTTTCTACAAGTTTTTTAACATGCCCCCCTTTTCAGGGTAAGAGTATGGGCTTTCATTTGGACAAGCAAGTTTCTGGtttttcattccctctgctctttGGGGAGAGGTGGTGCTTATACAGATGTTATGGGTGAATTTCTGCTTTGGGTACAGTATAATGCTGACAGGCTCTAGGTGGCACCtcttttctccatctgctggaggggaggcaaaacccaggagtctggactgatctgggtacatacagggaactgctagagacagagaaatactgagggactgtaggtggcacactgggttatgtacagtggtcagtgagactctctctgtctccatctgctggtagggaggtaaaaccccaggagtctggactgatctggtacatacagggaactgctggagacagagaaatactgagggactgtaggtggcacactgggttatgtacagtgtcagtgagactctctctgtctccatctgctggtagggaggcataacccaggagtctggactatctgggtatgtacagggaactgctggagacagagaaatactgagggagtgcaggaggcacactgggttatgtacagtgtcagtgagactctctctgtctccatctgctggtagggaggcataacccaggagtctggactgatctgggtatgtacagggaactgctggagacagagaaatactgagggagtgcaggggcacactgggttatgtacagtgtcagtgagactctctcttgtctccatctgctggcagggaggtaaaacccaggagtctggactgatctgggtacatacagggcactgctggagacagagaaatactgagggactgcaggaggcacactgggttatgtacagtgtcagtgagactctctctgtctccatctgctggcagggaggtaaaaacccaggagtctggactgatctgggtacatacagggcactgctggagacagagaaatactgagggactgcaggaggcacactgggttatgtacagtgtcagtgagactctctctgtctccatctgctggcagggaggtaaaacccaggagtctggactgatctgggtacatacagggaactgctagagacagagaaatactgagggactgcaggaggcacaatgggttatgtacagtgtcagtgagactctctctgtctccatctgctggcagggagggcaaaacccaggagtctgggctgatccgggttcGTACAGGGAACTGCAGCGTTTCAGGGcttctgtggatccctaaaggcttgaggatggaaatgaagaaaagtctgtgtggggggtaacttgctggtgtggcgattactacccttgaCCTACAAGCCTTcacactgttgatgcaactccatcattgctctctgcttcaacagcaggggaaacggggaactggactcagacagcaatcaatgagggcccCGGCTTTTATGATCTgaggaaaagaacataagaacataagaaactgccagactgggtcagaccaaggtccatcaagcccagcatcctgtttccaacagtggccaatcccaagtcacaaagtacctggcaggattcccaagcattaaacagatcccaagctactactgcttattaattactgtaaaagcagtttatggatttttcctctaggaacttatccaaaccttttttaaacccagttacactaactgcactaaccacatcctctggcaatgaattccagagcttaactatgcgctgagtgaaaaagaattgttttcaatttgttttaaatgtgctacttgctaacttcatgcagtgccccctgg
The DNA window shown above is from Rhinatrema bivittatum chromosome 19, aRhiBiv1.1, whole genome shotgun sequence and carries:
- the LOC115081028 gene encoding protein ZNF783-like, whose amino-acid sequence is MCALGSDPASVTFRDVAAYFWEVEWDILGEWQKELYKKVIKEIHGVLMSRGYSILNPDVVFKIKKEDEKYFPQHWELEGKETMKDPSISLPIVTSVFSLSVKQEEDLPSWILLNQRRLKGFTLLEQAPPVSPLTF